From the Corynebacterium sp. P3-F1 genome, the window CGGATCGTACTCGATGACGGTTTGACCGTAGCCGGGCGCCTCGGAGACCTTCACCGAACGCGGAATCATGTTGCGCAGCACCACATCGCCGAACTGCCCGCGCACCTCCTCCGCGACCTGCTCCGACAGCTTCGTGCGAGCGTCGAACATGGTCAGCAGGACAGCCGAGATGTGCAAATTCGGGTTCAAAGCGCCGCGGATCATCGTGATGTTGTTCAGCAGCTGGCCAACACCCTCGAGTGCGTAGTACTCGCACTGGATCGGAATGAGCACCTCGTCAACGGCATTCATTGCGTTGATGGTGAGTAGACCCAGCGACGGCGGGCAGTCCACAAAGACATAGTCGAAGCCGTGGTCACCCAAGAAGCCGCCGCGCAGTGCGTCCGCGAGGCGGTATTCGCGGCGAACCAAGCTGACCAACTCGATCTCCGCACCCGCCAGATCGATGGTGGCCGGGATGCACCACAGATTGTCGTTGTCACCGGAGCGCTGCAAGGCTTCTTCCGCAGTGGCGGCACCGATGAGCAGCTCGTAACTGGACGTCTCGCCGTCGCGGTGCCCCGCGCTAAGCGCGGTGGATGCGTTGCCCTGCGGGTCCAAGTCCACGACGAGAACCTTCCGGCCCAATTTAGCCAGCGAAGCAGCCAGGTTCACCGAAGTGGTGGTCTTACCCACGCCGCCCTTCTGGTTCGCCACAGTGATCAGGCGCGGCTGCTCCGGCTTGGGTACCGTCGCCTTCCCGTTACTCATCTGCGCCGCACGGCGAGCCGCCGCAGCAATCGGGGTGTCATCCCACTGCTGGTCGTCCACATGGCCTCCCGTCACGGTCAAGTCAAAAGCGAAACGAAATGAACTAACTAGTCAGTGTCAGACTAGTAGAGCACCCGGACATCCGTTACCCAGCCCGCACAATGCGGATCAGGGTGGTGGGTTGTTCCAGCAAGCCCTTGCCGGCGGTGAGGATCTCCGCATCGGTGCCGCCAGCTTTGGCAATGATCTTGGCGTCGCGCTCCAGCTCTTCCGCCACGCTCGCGCCCTTCATCGCAGTCATGGATCCGCCGGGGCGAACCAGGGGGAGGGACCAGGAGGCCAGTTTGCCCAGGGAGGCGACGGCGCGGGAGGTAGTGACGTCGAAAAGCGTCTTTTTCTGCTCCTCCGCGCGGCCGCGCACCACCGTGACGTTGCTCAGGCGGAGCTCCTCGGTGATCTCGCCCAGGTACGTCGAACGTTTCAGCAATGGTTCGATGAGCGTGATGCTCAAGTCGGGCCGCGCAATGGCGAGCGGGATGCCGGGCAACCCGGCACCTGAACCGATGTCGGCGACGCTGAGTCCCTCGTCGAAGGCTTCGGCAATCACGGCGCAATTAAGCAAGTGCCGGCTCCACAAGCGCGAGACCTCTTTCGGCCCGATGAAGCCGCGTTCGGCAGCGGTGGTGGCCAGGGAATCGTGGTAGGCCTGCGCGAGGGGAAACCGGTCACCGAAGATCCGGGCCGCCGCCTCGGGCGCCTCCTCCCACTGGGCGGGTGTTGCATCAGGCATGTGCCTTAGTTCCCCTTCTTCTTGCCCTGCTTGTTGTTCGGGTTCTTGCCTTGGTTTTTGCCCTTGTTCTTCTTGCCCTTCTTCGGGTTATCGGGCTTGGCACCGGGTTTGGGCTTGAGGCCGACGTCGGACTGGGTGTCGGTTGGCTCGACCTTGGTCACGGTCGTGCCGTCTTTCGGCGCCTCTTCCGGTAGGTTCTCTGGGTGGTGATTGTTTGCGCGCTGCTTAGCGGCGTCGCGCTGGCGCTGCTTCTTGGAACGGTTGTCCACGGTGCGCGCACCGGCGACGGGGGCGGAGGCACGCTTCGCCTCGCGCCGAGCGGCTTCCTCTTCTTCCTCTTCCTTGTCCATCTTGGCGTAGACGATCTTGGTCTGGAAGAAGGTCCACACGTTGTTGGACAGCATGTAGGTGAGCAGTCCGATGTGCCAAAGGAAGCCGGTGAACAGCAGGGTTGCCGGGAGGAACCACAGCA encodes:
- a CDS encoding ParA family protein, whose protein sequence is MDDQQWDDTPIAAAARRAAQMSNGKATVPKPEQPRLITVANQKGGVGKTTTSVNLAASLAKLGRKVLVVDLDPQGNASTALSAGHRDGETSSYELLIGAATAEEALQRSGDNDNLWCIPATIDLAGAEIELVSLVRREYRLADALRGGFLGDHGFDYVFVDCPPSLGLLTINAMNAVDEVLIPIQCEYYALEGVGQLLNNITMIRGALNPNLHISAVLLTMFDARTKLSEQVAEEVRGQFGDVVLRNMIPRSVKVSEAPGYGQTVIEYDPGSRGALAYFDAARELATRGDYQPHETTGPIGVSPEIFAQLSEEDE
- the rsmG gene encoding 16S rRNA (guanine(527)-N(7))-methyltransferase RsmG encodes the protein MPDATPAQWEEAPEAAARIFGDRFPLAQAYHDSLATTAAERGFIGPKEVSRLWSRHLLNCAVIAEAFDEGLSVADIGSGAGLPGIPLAIARPDLSITLIEPLLKRSTYLGEITEELRLSNVTVVRGRAEEQKKTLFDVTTSRAVASLGKLASWSLPLVRPGGSMTAMKGASVAEELERDAKIIAKAGGTDAEILTAGKGLLEQPTTLIRIVRAG